A single genomic interval of Panthera tigris isolate Pti1 chromosome E3, P.tigris_Pti1_mat1.1, whole genome shotgun sequence harbors:
- the MRPS17 gene encoding 28S ribosomal protein S17, mitochondrial isoform X1 produces MGAAVAEGESRDARCRRVRAWKQGDQSHIMSVVRSSVHAKWIVGKVIGTAMQKTAKVRVTRLVLDPYLLKYFNKRKTYFAHDALQQCTVGDIVLLKALPVPRTKHVKHELAEIVFKVGQVIDPVTGKPCAGTTYLESPVSLETTRLTKNLEELNSSLAQ; encoded by the exons ATGGGAGCCGCTGTTGCGGAGGGTGAATCCCGGGACGCAAGGTGTCGTCGGGTTAGAGCCTGGAAGCAAG gtgaTCAAAGCCACATAATGTCAGTAGTTCGTTCATCCGTCCATGCCAAATGGATCGTGGGGAAGGTGATTGGGACAGCAATGCAAAAAACAGCTAAAGTGAGGGTGACCAGGCTTGTTTTGGATCCCTACTTATTAAAG TATTTTAATAAACGAAAAACCTACTTTGCTCATGATGCTCTTCAGCAGTGCACAGTTGGGGATATCGTGCTTCTCAAAGCTCTACCTGTCCCACGAACAAAGCATGTGAAACATGAACTGGCCGAGATCGTTTTCAAAGTTGGACAAGTCATAGATCCAGTGACCGGAAAACCCTGTGCAGGAACTACCTACCTGGAAAGCCCAGTCAGCTTGGAAACTACCCGCTTAACCAAAAATCTGGAAGAACTGAATAGCTCTTTAGCACAGTGA
- the MRPS17 gene encoding 28S ribosomal protein S17, mitochondrial isoform X2 yields MSVVRSSVHAKWIVGKVIGTAMQKTAKVRVTRLVLDPYLLKYFNKRKTYFAHDALQQCTVGDIVLLKALPVPRTKHVKHELAEIVFKVGQVIDPVTGKPCAGTTYLESPVSLETTRLTKNLEELNSSLAQ; encoded by the exons ATGTCAGTAGTTCGTTCATCCGTCCATGCCAAATGGATCGTGGGGAAGGTGATTGGGACAGCAATGCAAAAAACAGCTAAAGTGAGGGTGACCAGGCTTGTTTTGGATCCCTACTTATTAAAG TATTTTAATAAACGAAAAACCTACTTTGCTCATGATGCTCTTCAGCAGTGCACAGTTGGGGATATCGTGCTTCTCAAAGCTCTACCTGTCCCACGAACAAAGCATGTGAAACATGAACTGGCCGAGATCGTTTTCAAAGTTGGACAAGTCATAGATCCAGTGACCGGAAAACCCTGTGCAGGAACTACCTACCTGGAAAGCCCAGTCAGCTTGGAAACTACCCGCTTAACCAAAAATCTGGAAGAACTGAATAGCTCTTTAGCACAGTGA